A window of Ignicoccus hospitalis KIN4/I contains these coding sequences:
- a CDS encoding metallophosphoesterase family protein gives MKLEDLPIEDLGAFAEAVETLTEDEVTKLLEEAKKHLEGEWPFVVTQPDARTVFHGDLFGDLVSVYDVWNVLGLKEVLENYKLVFLGNYVDRGPKQLETLLLVLSLKARRPSEVFVLRGNHEPYRGLEPLPHDFPQHLAKRFKGWKDVLRAARSVFEALPFALVVDGAVVAYHGGPATVLLRRGCRGLECVFGEPRAEVVEEILWNDPANICGWEDGPEACWAPSPRGRGFLWGPGATRYLLEALEVSYVVRGHTPVDGVKFFHRKRVVSVFTRVGSPFFNKRAGAWAPDFLDPSWELEPERWAVIV, from the coding sequence TTGAAGTTAGAAGACCTACCAATAGAAGACTTGGGGGCCTTCGCGGAGGCGGTAGAGACCCTAACCGAGGACGAAGTAACTAAACTGCTCGAGGAGGCTAAGAAGCACCTCGAAGGAGAGTGGCCCTTCGTAGTGACCCAGCCCGACGCTCGTACGGTCTTCCACGGCGACCTCTTCGGGGACTTGGTGAGCGTATACGACGTCTGGAACGTTTTAGGTTTGAAAGAAGTTCTGGAGAACTACAAGCTGGTGTTCTTAGGCAACTACGTGGACAGGGGGCCTAAGCAGCTAGAAACCTTGTTGTTAGTGTTGTCCCTCAAGGCTAGGAGGCCCTCCGAGGTATTCGTGCTGAGGGGAAACCACGAGCCTTACAGGGGGCTGGAGCCGCTCCCCCACGACTTCCCCCAACACTTAGCCAAGAGGTTCAAGGGTTGGAAGGATGTGCTGAGGGCTGCGAGGTCGGTCTTCGAGGCGTTGCCCTTCGCCTTAGTTGTCGACGGAGCTGTCGTGGCCTACCACGGGGGACCGGCTACGGTCCTCTTGCGTAGGGGGTGCAGGGGGCTCGAGTGCGTCTTCGGGGAGCCTCGGGCGGAGGTAGTGGAAGAGATTCTGTGGAACGACCCGGCTAACATATGCGGCTGGGAGGACGGGCCGGAGGCTTGTTGGGCCCCCTCGCCTAGGGGGAGGGGCTTCCTCTGGGGGCCGGGGGCCACGCGTTACCTGTTGGAAGCGCTCGAGGTGAGTTACGTAGTAAGGGGACACACGCCAGTGGATGGGGTCAAGTTCTTCCATAGGAAGAGGGTGGTGAGCGTGTTCACGCGCGTGGGGTCGCCGTTCTTCAATAAGAGGGCCGGGGCTTGGGCTCCCGACTTCTTGGACCCATCTTGGGAGCTCGAGCCCGAGAGGTGGGCAGTAATAGTCTAA
- a CDS encoding DUF2079 domain-containing protein produces the protein MQLRKLALPTYIILISVVFGSYSVLRFLDLRFYGDAPTSILAICQYPHHKGVLNVHFSYALLLFKPLCMVLPCWLFVATLAFLQGVGLGLATYAVYALARELLGSWKLALVASLAYALHPAMHGIVSFDIHPEAYALPLIALGVRYLVLDTSPLKGYFLMIFAILFKETAAFPLLGVMLWRVATKKVKHNVEKAFVLLVLVAAPLLLALILELGLVHLQFDRWAIFFEKSSARFNDVKVQFLVVALLSVFPRWSPTPTRCSGSRTS, from the coding sequence GTGCAACTACGCAAGTTGGCCTTGCCGACTTACATTATTTTAATTTCCGTGGTATTTGGGAGCTATTCCGTGCTGAGGTTCCTAGACCTCAGGTTCTACGGCGACGCTCCCACGTCTATCTTGGCTATATGTCAGTACCCCCATCACAAGGGCGTGCTAAATGTCCACTTTTCTTACGCCCTATTGCTCTTCAAGCCTCTATGTATGGTATTGCCTTGTTGGTTGTTCGTAGCTACCTTGGCCTTCCTTCAAGGCGTGGGGCTGGGGCTAGCGACGTATGCCGTTTACGCCCTTGCCCGCGAACTGCTGGGGAGTTGGAAGTTAGCCCTAGTCGCCTCGTTGGCCTACGCCCTCCACCCGGCCATGCACGGGATAGTGAGCTTCGATATACACCCCGAGGCCTACGCGCTTCCCTTGATAGCCCTCGGCGTCAGATATCTGGTGTTAGATACTTCCCCCTTGAAGGGCTATTTCTTGATGATATTTGCAATTCTCTTCAAAGAGACAGCCGCGTTCCCGTTGCTGGGCGTAATGTTATGGAGGGTCGCTACCAAGAAGGTAAAGCACAACGTAGAGAAGGCCTTCGTTCTCCTGGTCCTAGTGGCCGCGCCGCTGCTGTTGGCTCTCATACTCGAGTTAGGCTTAGTACACCTTCAGTTCGACAGGTGGGCGATCTTCTTCGAGAAGTCCTCCGCAAGGTTTAACGACGTGAAGGTTCAGTTCCTAGTAGTCGCTCTGCTCAGCGTGTTCCCGCGTTGGTCCCCAACGCCAACGCGTTGCTCTGGCTCCCGGACTTCTTGA
- a CDS encoding CopG family ribbon-helix-helix protein → MANVRFGVALPKELAERLDEVAERLNVSRSKVIEMATSAFINYLEALEDPNKATIFVVIAPASELEKVVRALEPLEAPAFACVIMKSKYVILLINVNGQEVSVLETLRKLKGAVYPIVYPGSNGV, encoded by the coding sequence GTGGCCAACGTGAGGTTCGGCGTGGCGTTACCAAAGGAATTGGCGGAGCGCTTAGACGAAGTTGCGGAAAGGTTGAACGTATCGAGGTCCAAAGTAATAGAGATGGCTACGTCTGCTTTCATTAACTATTTGGAAGCCCTTGAAGATCCAAACAAAGCAACTATATTTGTGGTGATAGCCCCCGCGAGCGAGCTCGAGAAGGTAGTTAGAGCTCTGGAGCCGCTAGAAGCGCCCGCTTTCGCATGTGTGATAATGAAGAGTAAGTATGTCATTTTGTTAATAAACGTAAACGGTCAAGAGGTATCTGTCTTGGAAACGTTGAGGAAGTTGAAGGGGGCCGTCTATCCAATAGTCTACCCGGGCTCCAACGGGGTGTGA